The proteins below are encoded in one region of Misgurnus anguillicaudatus chromosome 24, ASM2758022v2, whole genome shotgun sequence:
- the LOC141349109 gene encoding NXPE family member 3-like: protein MERKYLRMLFIGLCFGIAGLVVLWTYLGSKEAKHPPTSFLSQHFAKLYNSRNFSTSPADVRIEISSEDSESSSSSFYSEFGISSESYSSLQQTLYWAGPDRSITNVSMSTSPSHSTFIIQNLKDSYQIGEELFVTIHARDFNNKPKRYGGDFFQAKLFSSESPKKASVFGEVVDLLDGSYSVRFLLPWVGEAQVAVRLIHSSEAVQVLKHHRDTDSDRVSFHGHFEGPGPNGTRLKETVLCNVKSDKNGLERINIGDCCCEYKDSRTGEEWRCRRPKSLPCSARVYHSIGGYINYMTAEEEMFLNPSNKGINGLNNTIKILPSNRSTEIDVTQKCRPGLHTPVPAGFYLNDVWTSFVCSTHHFTSQTTTQCLKDKHIYLMGDSTLRQWFELLLKVVPTLKEMNLHVLQPAGPHLAVDVENNIDVHWRHHGLPVRCQKSEVTNLHYISNQIDDLNGGPHSVFVIHLGVHFSTYPLDYFTKRVLRTRKAVLDLLQRAPATTVIIKTANTGFKDLFGSDWYVQQLDTILRWAFQDVGVYILDVWQMTACHYNKENIHPGEVILRNEMDILLSFICPA, encoded by the exons ATGGAGAGAAAATATTTAAGGATGTTGTTTATTGGCCTGTGCTTTGGAATTGCAGGACTTGTG GTTTTATGGACTTATCTGGGAAGTAAAGAAGCAAAACATCCTCCAACCAGCTTTTTGTCACAACACTTTGCAAAACTTTACAACTCCAGAAACTTCTCCACCTCTCCTGCAGATGTTCGGATAGAAATCAGTTCAGAAGACTCAGagtcaagttcaagttcattttactCTGAATTTGGAATCAGTTCAGAAAGTTACTCCAGTTTACAGCAGACTCTTTACTGGGCTGGACCAGACAGATCAATCACAAATGTGTCTATGAGCACAAGTCCATCTCACTCCACTTTCATCATTCAGAACCTGAAAGACAGCTACCAAATAGGGGAGGAGCTTTTTGTTACTATTCATGCCAGAGACTTTAACAATAAACCTAAACGTTATGGAGGGGATTTCTTTCAAGCAAAGTTGTTCTCATCCGAAAGTCCCAAAAAG GCCAGTGTGTTTGGGGAGGTGGTGGATTTGCTTGATGGTTCCTACTCTGTGCGTTTTCTTCTGCCGTGGGTTGGAGAGGCACAGGTGGCTGTGCGTCTGATCCACTCCAGTGAAGCTGTGCAGGTCCTCAAGCATCACAGAGACACTGATTCTGACAGAGTGTCTTTTCATGGACATTTTGAAGGACCAGGACCAAATGGGACCAGACTGAAAGAAACAGTGTTGTGCAATGTGAAGTCAGACAAGAATGGACTAGAGAGAATCAACATTGGAGATTGTTGCTGTGAATACAAAGATTCTCGCACTGGAGAAGAATGGCGCTGTCGGAGACCCAAATCACTGCCATGTAGCGCTCGCGTGTATCACTCTATTGGAGGGTATATCAACTACATGACTGCCGAAGAAGAAATGTTTTT GAATCCAAGCAACAAGGGTATCAATGGACTAAACAACACAATCAAGATTCTTCCCTCTAACAGAAGTACAGAAATTG ATGTAACACAGAAATGTCGCCCTGGTTTGCATACACCAGTTCCTGCTGGCTTTTACCTGAATGATGTTTGGACGTCTTTTGTTTGTAGCACTCATCATTTTACTAGCCAAACAACAACACAGTGCCTGAAAGACAAACACATCTACTTGATGGGAGACTCTACCTTGAGGCAGTGGTTTGAGTTACTGCTGAAAGTTGTACCAA CTTTGAAGGAGATGAATCTGCATGTTCTACAACCGGCAGGTCCTCATTTAGCAGTGGATGTGGAGAACAACATTGATGTACACTGGAGGCATCACGGCCTTCCAGTCCGCTGTCAGAAATCAGAAGTTACTAATCTGCACTACATCAGTAATCAGATTGATGATCTCAATGGAGGACCTCATTCTGTGTTTGTTATTCACCTGGGGGTCCACTTTTCAACATATCCGCTAGATTACTTCACTAAAAGAGTGCTGAGGACCCGCAAAGCTGTGCTAGATTTGTTACAGCGCGCACCAGCAACTACTGTTATAATCAAGACGGCCAACACTGGCTTTAAG GATCTGTTCGGCAGTGACTGGTATGTCCAGCAGTTGGACACAATTCTACGGTGGGCTTTTCAGGATGTTGGTGTTTATATTCTAGATGTGTGGCAAATGACAGCCTGCCACTACAACAAAGAGAACATTCATCCAGGTGAAGTTATCCTCAGAAATGAGATGGACATTTTACTATCT